CGGAAAGAAGGACGACGAAAAGAAGGACTACGGCAAGAAGGACTACGGCAAGAAGGACTACGGCAAGGACGACCACGACAAGAAGTGGAAGCACAAGGACTACGACAAGGGCGACGACTACGACGACGATGACGACGACGATGACGACGACGACCCGAAGGGCAGCGTCGACGCCGGAGGCGGCGGCCTGGCGATGAACAACGGCAGCCTGGCTGCCGGTTCGCTGCTCATGCTCGGCGGCATCGGTGCCGGCGCCTGGAAGCTGCGCCGTCGCGGCGTGACCGGTACCTCGGCCTGATCGAGGTCGCATCACCTGCAGCTCGCTGCGCTGTCGCGGCCGCCGTCCTCTCCGGACGGCGGCCGCGGCGATGCGTTTCCCAGCCCCGATCCGGATCTCCCCGCCGCGTCCCGGCACACGAAAGGCCTCTCGCATGAACGCCAGGCAACCGCTCGGCTCGCAGACGCCCCCCGAGCCCGCGTCGTCCCGCTCCCTCGGCCAGACCCTCCTGTGGCCGGTGCTGGCGGCCGCGTTGGGCGGGCTGCTCTGCTACAACTCGCTCGGCGGCCAGACGGCCAATACCCCTCAGGCCCGCCCCGCGTCGCCCGCCCCCGCGCCCGTCAGCCCACCGAAGGCCGCTCCCGTCCACCCGCCGCTGCCGCGCTCCGTCCCGACCCGTATCGCCATCCCGGCCATCTCGGTCAGCGCCCCCTTCACCGTGCTGACCCTCAACAAGGCCGGGCAGTTGAACGCGCCGCCGCCCAACGACAAGAACCTGGTGGGCTGGTACGGGAAGGGTGCCACCCCGGGTGAGAAGGGCACGTCCATCCTCGCGGGTCACCTGGACACCATGACGGGGCCCGCGGTGTTCGAGTCGCTCAGCGCGCTCAAGCCCGGCAACAAGATCGACATCACCCGCCAGGACCGGAAGGTGGCCACGTTCAAGGTCGACACGGTGGAGACCTTCAGCAAGGCCGCCTTCCCCAGTGCACGGGTCTACAACGACGCGCCGACCGCTCAGCTGCGTCTGATCACCTGCGGCGGTCTCTACGACAAGAAGACCAAGGACTACACGGACAACGTCGTCGTGTTCGCCCATCTCGACTCCGTCAGGAACGGCTGAACCACCGGGCGCGGTCCGGCACGGGACAGGCCGTGCGGACACCGGGGGCGTTCGCACGGGCCCTTCGCCCGCCAGGAAGACCGGCCGGCACCGGCGAGGTGACCCGGCGCCCATGACGGTGGTCGTTCCCCGCTCGCCGCTCCGGGGCGGTCCCGGATTCCCTCCGGGGTTCCTCCCGCGACGCGTCTGCCCGGGAAGCGCGACGAACCAGTTGCCGGATCAGCTTGTCCCGTACGGCGATCGGTTCCCGGAGCCGGCCCTGGGGACCGGGCCGTCCTGTGGTGCGGCGGGGACGCCGGGCGCCGTACAGCCGGGGGAACGCCGGGCGCCGTACGGCCGGGGGCGTCCGGTGTGTGAGGCTGTTGACCGGCGGCTCCGGCCCAGGGGTTGACCGGAGCCGCCGGGGGGCATCCGAGGGGAGCGGACTGCCCGAACAGAACACCGTGGGGCCGACGAGGAGGAGTGTCGTCCGCAGTGCCACACGCAGTAAATATATTTACCGCCAAGTAAGCAAGAGCATGAAAAAATTCATGCTCTTCTGGGCATGAAAGTCCCTCTTTTCTCCCACCGGGGGGAGGGGTGGCCGGTGCTGCCCGTCAGTCCTCGAGGAAGAAGTCGTGCTGTTCGGCGGCGTGCTCGTACTGCTCCAGCCGCCGCTGCGTGCGTTCGGGGTCCGCGTCCACCATCGCCTGGAGGATCGCCGCCGACAGCACACCGGGCGCCGAGTAGGAGTCGAAGACGAGCCGCGAGCCGGTACCGGCGGTGAGGGCCACGTCGACCTCGTCCACGAGCGGCCCCAGGGTGAGGTCCGTGATGAGGGCGGTCCGCAGACCCGTACGGCGGGCGGCCCGCACCGCCGACAGGGTCTCCTTCGCGTGCCGGGGCATCGCGAAGGCCAGCACCCAGGTCCCGCCCGCCTCGCGCGACTGCAGCAGCGCGTCGTACGCCACGCTCCCGCCCCGCGAGACCAGCCGAACGTCCGGGTGGATCCTCCGGGCGGCGTAGGCGAAGTACTCGGCGAGCGAGGTGGAGATCCGCAGCCCGAGGATCGTCAGCGGCACCGACCGGGCCAGCTCTCGGCCGACCTCGAGCACCTGGCCGGTGTCGGCGAACCTCCGGCGCAGGCTCTCCAGGTTCGCGATCTCGGCGTCGACCGCCGTCTGCAGTTCGTTGCGATGGCTCTCGCCCGGCTCCGGGGAACCGGCGACCGCGCTGAGCGCTATGGGCTGCAGCGCCTCACGCAGGGCCGGATAACCGCTGAAGCCCACCGACGAAGCGAAACGCGTCACCGAGGGCTGGCTGACACCCACGCGGTCCGCGAGATCGGTGATCGACAGAAAGGCCGCTTCGGTGAGGTTGTCCGTGATGTACTGCGCGATACGCCGCTGCCCGGGTGACAGCCGGTGTCCGCCGAACAGCGCACGGACCCTCTCCACAGGAGCCGGCTCCGCGTCCGGAGTCTGCCTTCCCGGCGTGATCGCAGACGCCTGTGCGCGCGCCCGCTGCCCTGATGGCACCGTGTGCCTCCCTCTCGTCCCGCTCTCGCTCAACATAGCTCACCATGTGTGGTCGTCCGCGAGACTCTTCGTACAACCGGAAGGAGCTCCGGTCGTACGACCGGAGGGTCCCGGCCGCCCGGTCAGGGCGGCCGGGACCCTCACGGGGACGGGTGGCCTCAGCTCAGGGGACCGAGGTCGCGGCTCGGGCTTCCGGAGGTCCTTGCGGGGCGCAGCGTGGCGGGGCGGTCGGTCATGGCGGCCATGGCCACGCCGAGGCAGAGGGCCACGATGCCGACGATGACGTTGCTGACGACGCTGCCGGTGACGGCGACGTTCCCGGCGACGATCCACGGGGAGAAGATCGTGAAGGCGCCGATCACGATGGCGCACCAGGCCATGGCGTGGGTCCGCTCGTAGGCCGAGCCGAACCCTCCCAGGCACAGGGCGAAGGCGACACCGCAGATCAGGTTGGTCACGGCCAGGGTGGTGAGGCCGTTGAAACCGACGATCCACGGCGAGGCCGCGAGGTAGAGGCCCGTGAGGAGGGCCAGCGTTTCTGTCACCTGGCCGCGCGGCGACGCGGTGGCGCGTTCGAAGCGCGCGCGCATCTCTGCGAGATCAGGGTGCTGCTCGATACTCGGTTGGTGTGTGGTCATGCGGGCCGCCTCCTTCGGAAGCATCAAATCGGCCCCTTTCCCCTGCAATGAAACGCTTCTCGGGCGATTCCCTCAATCCCCTGGCACTCCCCCGGTACTCCCCCGGCGGGACGGTGCACCGGTTCTTCGGCGGCCGCCCGTGGTGCAGTCGGCGGGGCGGGCTCAGGGCAGGGTCTGTCCGGCCTGGGGAGGGGCGGCATCGGGGGTCTGGTCCGGGGCCACGAGCGACTCCGCGAGGGGGATCCGGGCGAGGGTGAAGACGCCGACGGTGATCAGCGCGAACCCCAGCAGCTCCGGCAGCAGCCACCAGCCGGTGCGCACGTGCTCCTCGTACAGGGTGACGCCGAGCAGGAGGCTCAGGGTGGCGTCGCCGAGGGTGAGCGCGGGTTGGGAGGCGACCAGCGGGCCCGCCTGCAGGGCGTTCTCCAGCAGGAACAGCGCGGTGCCGCCGGCGGCCGCGAAGGCGTACACCTCCCAGGAGGTGAAGAAGGCCACGGCTCCCTCGTCCTCGAGGATGTGGGTCGCCGACTTCATGAGGGCCGCGGTGAGGGAGTAGCTGATGGCGGTGGCCGTGCCGAGAAGGGCGGCGCGGGTGCGCCCCACGGGCCGTCTCAGGGCCACGGCCGACAGCGTGACGACCGCTCCCCCGCAGAGGGTGAGCGCGGGCAACCAGCGGTCCAGGGGTACCTGAGTGCGGTTGCCGGTGGGGGACGCCGCGGCCAGGGCGATGCCCAGCCCCACCACGACGAGGCCCACGGCTCCCCAGCCGACCGGGGGCAGATGACTGCGCATCACGAACGAGGCGACGATGAGTGCGAGCGGCAGTTCGAGGACGAACAGAGGCTGGACGATCGCCAGCGGCCCCGTGTTCAGCGCCAGCGCCTGGCACACCCCCGCCACGAGAACGGCGGCGATCCCGGCCAGCCAGAGGGGGCGGCGCAGCAGATCGAGCATCAGCCCGGGCCGGAAGCCGCTGGAGCTGGGCACCTTGAGGGCTTCCTGGCGCTGCAGCACGGTGGCGACGGCGTTGCTGAGCGCCGAGGCGAGGGCGAAGCCCACCGGCACCAGGAGTGCCTGCACCGTACGTTCCTCCCGCCTCCGCCCCCGTGGCCGCTGTGGTTCCTGCCATCGTGACCCCGGCGCGGGTCCCGCCGCGATCGGGGAGGACCGGGCTGCGGTCCGAACGGGGTGGCCGGGGCCGGCCTCAGCGCGAGGTCCACCCGTCC
The genomic region above belongs to Streptomyces marianii and contains:
- a CDS encoding class F sortase yields the protein MNARQPLGSQTPPEPASSRSLGQTLLWPVLAAALGGLLCYNSLGGQTANTPQARPASPAPAPVSPPKAAPVHPPLPRSVPTRIAIPAISVSAPFTVLTLNKAGQLNAPPPNDKNLVGWYGKGATPGEKGTSILAGHLDTMTGPAVFESLSALKPGNKIDITRQDRKVATFKVDTVETFSKAAFPSARVYNDAPTAQLRLITCGGLYDKKTKDYTDNVVVFAHLDSVRNG
- a CDS encoding MurR/RpiR family transcriptional regulator, encoding MPSGQRARAQASAITPGRQTPDAEPAPVERVRALFGGHRLSPGQRRIAQYITDNLTEAAFLSITDLADRVGVSQPSVTRFASSVGFSGYPALREALQPIALSAVAGSPEPGESHRNELQTAVDAEIANLESLRRRFADTGQVLEVGRELARSVPLTILGLRISTSLAEYFAYAARRIHPDVRLVSRGGSVAYDALLQSREAGGTWVLAFAMPRHAKETLSAVRAARRTGLRTALITDLTLGPLVDEVDVALTAGTGSRLVFDSYSAPGVLSAAILQAMVDADPERTQRRLEQYEHAAEQHDFFLED
- a CDS encoding SPW repeat protein, coding for MTTHQPSIEQHPDLAEMRARFERATASPRGQVTETLALLTGLYLAASPWIVGFNGLTTLAVTNLICGVAFALCLGGFGSAYERTHAMAWCAIVIGAFTIFSPWIVAGNVAVTGSVVSNVIVGIVALCLGVAMAAMTDRPATLRPARTSGSPSRDLGPLS
- a CDS encoding DMT family transporter, whose protein sequence is MQALLVPVGFALASALSNAVATVLQRQEALKVPSSSGFRPGLMLDLLRRPLWLAGIAAVLVAGVCQALALNTGPLAIVQPLFVLELPLALIVASFVMRSHLPPVGWGAVGLVVVGLGIALAAASPTGNRTQVPLDRWLPALTLCGGAVVTLSAVALRRPVGRTRAALLGTATAISYSLTAALMKSATHILEDEGAVAFFTSWEVYAFAAAGGTALFLLENALQAGPLVASQPALTLGDATLSLLLGVTLYEEHVRTGWWLLPELLGFALITVGVFTLARIPLAESLVAPDQTPDAAPPQAGQTLP